A section of the Pseudomonas sp. FP453 genome encodes:
- a CDS encoding zinc-binding alcohol dehydrogenase family protein, giving the protein MKAIAYYASLPINDPLALQDIELPEPVAGPRDLLVEVKAISVNPVDTKVRQNVAPENGAAKVLGWDVAGVVKAVGSDVTLFKAGDKVFYAGSLIRPGGNSELHTVDERIVGHMPKSLGFADAAALPLTAITAWELLFERLQVREGKEDLGQSLLIVGAAGGVGSILTQLASQLTALHVIGTASRPETQAWAKALGADLVIDHSQPLSEELKRAGVAHVTHVASLTQTDQHLDQLVEALQPQGKLALIDDPKALDVSKLKRKSLSLHWEFMYTRSMFETPDMIEQHHLLNRVAELIDAGTLETTVGEHFGVINAANLRRAHALLESGKAKGKIVLEGF; this is encoded by the coding sequence ATGAAAGCCATCGCCTACTACGCCTCACTGCCGATCAACGATCCCCTGGCCCTGCAAGACATCGAACTGCCCGAGCCCGTCGCTGGCCCGCGTGACCTGCTGGTGGAAGTCAAAGCCATCTCGGTCAACCCAGTGGACACCAAGGTGCGCCAGAACGTCGCCCCGGAAAACGGTGCCGCCAAGGTGCTGGGGTGGGACGTGGCCGGTGTGGTCAAGGCCGTGGGCAGTGACGTCACGCTGTTCAAGGCCGGCGACAAGGTGTTCTACGCCGGCTCCCTGATACGCCCGGGCGGCAACAGCGAGTTGCACACGGTGGATGAGCGCATCGTCGGCCATATGCCAAAAAGCCTGGGGTTCGCCGACGCCGCGGCACTGCCGCTGACCGCCATCACCGCCTGGGAACTGCTCTTCGAACGCCTGCAAGTGCGTGAAGGCAAAGAGGACCTGGGCCAGAGCCTGCTGATCGTCGGCGCAGCCGGGGGCGTGGGTTCGATCCTGACCCAACTGGCCAGCCAGCTCACGGCGCTGCATGTCATCGGCACCGCTTCGCGCCCGGAAACCCAGGCCTGGGCCAAGGCACTGGGGGCCGACCTGGTGATTGACCACAGCCAGCCGCTCAGCGAAGAACTGAAACGCGCCGGTGTCGCCCACGTGACCCACGTCGCCAGCCTGACCCAGACCGACCAGCACCTGGACCAATTGGTCGAAGCCCTGCAGCCCCAAGGCAAGCTGGCGCTGATCGACGATCCCAAGGCGCTGGACGTCAGCAAGCTCAAGCGCAAGAGCCTGTCGCTGCACTGGGAGTTCATGTACACCCGCTCGATGTTCGAGACCCCGGACATGATCGAGCAGCACCATCTGCTCAACCGCGTGGCCGAGCTGATCGACGCCGGCACCCTGGAAACCACCGTCGGCGAGCACTTCGGTGTGATCAATGCGGCCAACCTGCGCCGCGCCCACGCGCTGCTGGAGAGCGGCAAGGCCAAGGGCAAGATCGTATTGGAAGGGTTCTGA
- a CDS encoding LysR family transcriptional regulator, whose translation MLRFDDLQLFVRAADLGSLSAAARVMDLSPAVASAALKRIEQQLGARLLARSTRSLRLTAEGEGFLEYARAALGSLDEGRRLLASGQDHVSGVLQLSAPSDFGRNHLLAWLDEFQREHPQLTVRLLLGDRIADLFRQPVDIALRYGEPEDSSLIALPIAPQNVRVLCASPSYLAQYGEPRHLEQLAQHNCLLYMLGSRVHDHWSFHDGKRDISLTVSGDRFSDDADVVRRWAVAGVGIAYKSWLDVSTDVLAGRLRVILPELRGERTPLNLLCAHRAQLSKPVNLLREMLVARCATLTAQWPERLTAVR comes from the coding sequence ATGCTGCGTTTTGATGATTTGCAGTTGTTTGTACGCGCGGCGGACCTGGGCAGCCTGTCGGCGGCGGCGCGGGTCATGGACCTGTCACCGGCGGTCGCCAGCGCCGCGTTGAAGCGTATCGAGCAACAACTCGGCGCGCGCTTGCTGGCCCGCTCCACCCGCAGCCTGCGCCTGACCGCCGAAGGCGAGGGTTTTTTGGAATATGCCCGCGCCGCCTTGGGCTCTCTGGACGAGGGGCGGCGGCTATTGGCCAGTGGCCAGGATCATGTCAGCGGCGTGCTGCAACTGTCGGCGCCGTCGGACTTCGGCCGCAACCATCTGCTGGCGTGGCTGGATGAATTCCAGCGTGAGCACCCGCAACTGACCGTGCGCCTGTTGCTGGGCGACCGCATTGCCGACCTGTTTCGCCAGCCGGTGGACATCGCCCTGCGCTACGGCGAGCCCGAAGACTCCAGCCTGATTGCGCTGCCGATAGCGCCGCAGAATGTGCGCGTGCTGTGCGCCTCGCCCAGCTACCTCGCGCAGTACGGTGAACCCCGGCACCTGGAGCAACTGGCCCAGCACAATTGCCTGCTGTATATGCTCGGCAGTCGCGTGCATGACCATTGGAGCTTTCACGACGGCAAGCGTGATATCAGCCTGACGGTGAGCGGCGATCGTTTCAGTGACGATGCCGACGTGGTGCGGCGCTGGGCGGTGGCGGGCGTGGGCATTGCCTACAAGTCCTGGCTGGATGTGAGCACAGACGTGTTGGCCGGCCGCCTGCGGGTGATCTTGCCAGAGCTGCGTGGCGAGCGAACGCCGCTGAATCTGCTCTGTGCCCACCGCGCCCAACTGAGCAAACCCGTCAACCTGCTGCGCGAAATGCTCGTGGCGCGTTGTGCGACGTTGACCGCGCAATGGCCGGAGCGCTTGACCGCTGTGCGATAG
- a CDS encoding helix-turn-helix domain-containing protein produces MEAAPCISHIAGLLAEPKRTAMLWALMDGSAKSSEELAALAGLSLASATAHLTRLTGGGLLRIESRRGQRLFRVAAPDVSAAIDALASTTMASAARCCPDDASPAALIAPLMLRQARLCHGHLGGELAAGLYQRMLAAGWIERHEQRTDVTPKGAQHLAGLGIYTQALASPVVCDCFDWSQQLPHLGGTLGAGLLQLFLQSNWVSLIKESQALQVNDSGAAEINRLAASEHPWPRGRRSEFQSGRIQQ; encoded by the coding sequence ATGGAAGCAGCACCTTGCATCAGTCATATCGCCGGCTTGCTTGCGGAGCCCAAGCGCACCGCGATGCTCTGGGCGTTGATGGACGGCTCGGCGAAGTCCTCGGAGGAACTGGCGGCGCTGGCGGGGTTGTCGCTGGCGTCGGCCACTGCGCACCTGACGAGGCTGACCGGTGGCGGCCTGTTGCGGATCGAGAGCCGCCGTGGCCAGCGCTTGTTCCGCGTGGCGGCCCCCGATGTCAGCGCCGCCATTGATGCGTTGGCCAGCACCACCATGGCCAGCGCCGCGCGCTGTTGCCCTGATGATGCTTCACCCGCGGCATTGATCGCCCCTTTGATGTTGCGCCAGGCGCGGCTGTGCCATGGCCACCTTGGCGGCGAGCTGGCGGCTGGGTTGTATCAGCGGATGTTGGCCGCAGGCTGGATTGAGCGCCATGAACAACGCACCGATGTCACGCCCAAGGGCGCGCAGCACTTGGCGGGGCTGGGCATTTATACCCAGGCGCTGGCATCGCCGGTGGTGTGCGACTGTTTCGATTGGAGCCAGCAGCTGCCGCATCTGGGCGGGACGTTGGGCGCGGGGTTGCTGCAATTGTTTCTGCAGTCGAACTGGGTCAGCCTGATCAAGGAGTCGCAGGCGTTGCAGGTCAACGACAGCGGGGCTGCAGAAATCAACCGGTTGGCCGCATCCGAACACCCTTGGCCACGGGGGCGTCGTTCAGAGTTTCAATCAGGTCGCATCCAGCAATAA
- a CDS encoding MFS transporter, translating to MGMQGYSAAERLERLPISGYHRVIFIIIALAFFFDSMDLAMMTFLLGSIKAEFGLSTAQAGLLASSSFFGMVVGASLSGMLADRFGRKPVFQWSIVLWGIASYLCSTAQTVEMLTLFRILLGIGMGMEFPIAQSMLSELIPAKRRGRYIALMDGFWPLGFVAAGVLSYFLLPVIGWRDIFLVLAVPAVFVLAIRFFIPESPRWLEQAGRHDAADKVLLGIEQKVRDSLGSAQLPEPIRLPRVESTPGTFFSAFQQLWSAQYRQRTMMIWSVWFFALLGFYGLTSWLSALLQQSGFAVTQSVYYTVIISLGGIPGFLMAAWLVERWGRKPVCVVTLLGGGVMAFLYGQSAVFGGNVGLLITSGLLMQFFLFGMWAVLYTYTPELYPTSARATGSGFASAIGRVGSLLGPLVTGLVFPMTGQGGVFALGALCFAVAALVVWVFGMETKGKTLEELSEI from the coding sequence ATGGGTATGCAAGGCTATAGCGCAGCGGAACGGCTGGAACGGTTGCCCATCAGCGGCTACCACCGGGTTATTTTCATCATCATCGCCCTGGCGTTTTTCTTCGACTCCATGGATCTGGCGATGATGACCTTCCTTTTAGGCTCGATCAAAGCCGAGTTCGGCCTGAGCACGGCCCAGGCCGGGCTGCTGGCCAGTTCGAGTTTTTTCGGCATGGTGGTGGGGGCGTCGCTGTCCGGGATGCTCGCCGATCGCTTCGGGCGCAAGCCGGTGTTCCAGTGGAGCATCGTGCTGTGGGGCATCGCCAGTTACCTGTGCTCCACGGCGCAGACGGTGGAGATGCTGACACTGTTTCGCATCCTGCTGGGCATCGGCATGGGCATGGAGTTTCCCATCGCGCAATCGATGCTCTCGGAGTTGATTCCGGCCAAGCGGCGTGGGCGTTACATCGCCTTGATGGACGGTTTCTGGCCGCTGGGCTTTGTGGCGGCGGGGGTGCTGTCGTACTTCCTGCTGCCGGTGATTGGCTGGCGCGACATCTTCCTGGTATTGGCGGTGCCGGCGGTGTTCGTGCTGGCGATCCGCTTCTTTATCCCGGAATCCCCGCGCTGGCTGGAACAGGCGGGCCGGCATGATGCGGCGGACAAGGTGCTGCTGGGCATCGAGCAGAAAGTGCGCGACTCCCTAGGTAGCGCGCAACTGCCGGAGCCGATCCGCCTGCCACGGGTAGAGAGCACGCCGGGCACGTTCTTCTCGGCGTTTCAGCAGTTGTGGTCGGCGCAGTACCGCCAGCGCACGATGATGATCTGGAGCGTGTGGTTCTTTGCCTTGCTCGGTTTCTACGGGCTGACGTCGTGGTTGAGTGCGCTGTTGCAGCAGTCGGGTTTTGCGGTGACCCAGTCCGTGTATTACACGGTGATCATTTCCCTGGGCGGGATCCCTGGCTTCCTGATGGCGGCCTGGCTGGTGGAACGCTGGGGACGTAAACCGGTGTGCGTGGTGACGCTGCTGGGTGGCGGGGTGATGGCGTTTCTGTATGGGCAAAGCGCGGTGTTTGGCGGCAATGTGGGCTTGCTGATCACGTCGGGCCTGTTGATGCAGTTCTTTTTGTTTGGCATGTGGGCGGTGTTGTACACCTACACGCCCGAGCTGTACCCCACGTCGGCGCGGGCGACCGGGTCCGGGTTTGCCTCGGCGATTGGCCGGGTGGGTTCATTGCTGGGGCCGCTGGTGACCGGGTTGGTGTTTCCGATGACGGGGCAGGGCGGGGTGTTTGCCTTGGGCGCGCTGTGTTTTGCGGTGGCGGCGCTGGTGGTGTGGGTGTTTGGGATGGAGACGAAGGGCAAGACCCTGGAAGAGTTGAGCGAAATCTAA